The Paenibacillus sp. FSL W8-0426 region CCTGGGTCTTCGGATTAGCTCCCGTGCTGATCATAAGCACCCACTTACGCTGATCCGTTCCGTCTACAGGCAGTTGAATCAGATCAGGACACTCCCATACACCTCCACGAACGTACTCCCCGTATCCGAAGTTATCCGTCAACGTCCAATCAAGCAGATTGGTTGAGGTAAAAAAACGAATATGGTCCCCGCCCGAAACCACCATGATCCAGCGGTTGTGATCTTCGTCCCGAACTACCTTCGGGTCACGGAAATCCCAACTGCCCGGGTCTTCGCCATGTTTGCCGGGATTCTCGATGACGATCGGACGGTCTTCAGCGTATTGCCAATTCCGTCCTTGATCCGTGCTGTATGCGAGACCGATGCGCTGATTGCCGCCGGGTTTATCCGGATGATAGGATGTGTAATACGCAATCAGGCCTTTTCCGCCGGAATCCGAGAACAGGCCGGAGGCATTGTGCAGATCGGCAATCGCTGACCCTGACCATACATGACCCAGATCATTCCATGGCAGGGCAATGGGTAAACGCTTCCATTTTATAAGATCCGTACTGACGGCATGCGCCCAGGTCCCTCCATCCTGGTGAAACAGGTGATACTCCCCCTCAAAATAGACCAGCCCGTTCGGATCGCTTGCCGATCCCCGCATCGGAGAATAATGATATTGGGGGCGGTATTTTTCCGTGTAATACATCGACTCTTCCGTCATATACACGTTCTGAAAATAAGCCGAGCCTTGTTCAACAACCAGTCCGGCATATCCATCAGCATAGCTTGAATCCGTGACTTCAATCGCCGGAGCCGCGTATCCATCCACATACACCTTGATCAGACTGCCGAAGACGACCGCTTCGATATGATGTCTTGCTCCCGGTTGACTTGGGTACTTGCGATCCGAGCTCGCGAGCACCGTACCATCGGCTTTTCGAAGCTGCACGCGAGCTTCGTCCCCTTCCCTGATGAGGGCCGCTTCATATCCCTCTGTCCCGTCCGCATTTGATCTGAATAACAATGCCGCGGAGGACGTCGTGGCTGCCAGAGACACGTTTCCCTCATATACGACATCGCCTGCCGTTTTCTCGTAAATCATCCGCGTTTTCCCTTGAACGGTTCCTTTACCTCTTAATCCTTTCACATCAGGCTGCCAGTCACCGGTACTGTGGATCGGCTTGCCCAGGTTACCGTTCATGGAACTGACCTGTACATTCTGGAACAAGGCTGATCCGTCCCATACGTGGAGCCCCAGTTTCCCTGATGCATAGGCGCTGTCTTTTACATCAATCACCGGGTCGTATCGGCCATCCCAAAAAACCTGGAGACTCTCGCCGACCGCCTTCACTTTCAGATGATAAATCCCCCCGGGTTCCACGCTTACCGAATGCTCTTCAAACAATGATCCCGACTTTCCGCCGGCATCCCTTAGTCTGATCACACCGGCCTGAGGAACCACCTGCAGCATATAAGAAGACCAACCCGTATCATCAGCCCGAAAAACAAGGCTGGCATCTGCCTTCATATCCTTGATCATCAAGTCAGCTTCATACACAAAATCATCGGTGCGCGTGGCCGATAAGGCCATTGCATTCTCCCCCGCATCGGAAGCCAAATGAAGTCCTTCATCCGTATCCTCAAGAGTGCCTTTGCCGTGCAAGGTCCAACCGGACAAATTCGTTGCTGCCCTGGACACGTCAGTGATCATTTGAATCCCCTCCATATGTGATGTATCTGATCGTTTGAGTGATGGTTCTCTCTGCAGCATTGCAACCTTGTCTACAGCGGAAGGTGTTGAATACGCTTCCACGGAAGCGGAACCAAGGACACATGATAACAGAACGCAGCCAATGGATCTGAAAATGAATCTCATGAGCATCCCCTCATTTCTCCTGATGGTAAAGACTATAGCCCAAAAAGGACGGTGCACTCCCTTAAGCAAATAAGCGAATCCGCATCCGTCCTTCCGGGACGTGCTTACGATTATAAGGATGAAGCTGCCGCTGCTTGTTCAAGCGCTTCGAGGCCCAGGGCTAGCGCACCGCACAGGCCTGCGCGTTGTCCCAATCCGGGAGGGACAATATATTGGTCGATATGATGCATCGTTTCCGGCATGTTTACATACCCATTCAGATTTTGCACAACCTGCTTCCGGATGATGGGAAACAGATGATCCTGCTGCATGACCCCGCCGCCTAGGATCACCTTCTGCGGCGAATGCAGCAGGATGGTCGTCGTAATGGATTCGGCAATGTAAAAGGATTCGATCTCCCATGCCAGATGGTCGCTCGGAAGCTCGCTGCCAGGGCTCTGCCAGCGAGCTTCAATGGCAGGTCCCGCGGCCAAACCCTCCAGGCAATCGCCATGGTACTTGCAAATGCCGGCAAAGCGATCCTTCGGATGCCGCCTTGTTCGCATGTGTCCACCCTCCGGATGCAGCAACCCGTGGACTCTTTTTCCTCCGGCGATCAACCCGATGCCAACGCCTGTGCCGATTGTATAATACGCACAGTTGTCCAGCCCCTGTGCAGCTCCCCATGTCATCTCGCCGAGTGCCGCTGCATTCACATCCGTATCCCATCCGAAGGGAACCGGGAATTCACGTTTCAAGGCTCCGACAACATTGCAGTTGCTCCAATCCGGCTTGGGGGTTGTCGTAATGTAACCATACGTAGGGCTATCCGGTTGCAAATCGATCGGACCAAAGGAACCGATCCCGATCGCGTCCACTCCTTTATCCCTGAAATAATCGCACACCCTGGCAAGCGTGGTCTCGGGATGCTCCGTCGGAAAGCTGCACCAGTCTTCCACGCTCCCTCGCTCGTTGCCTACGCCGCATACAAATTTCGTTCCGCCCGCTTCTATGGCCCCAATACGCATTTTACTGTCCGCCTTTCCTTTAGTTCCGTTTACCGTTCCCCTTTATGGGAGACAATTCGTAGATATGCAGGGATGAGAAGACCAGGTCTTCATGATCGGCATGAACAGAGATTCCCTTGGACTCTGCATCCGGATAGATCAGATCGGTAATCACGGCCTGACCATCGTGGGCAAATACCTCAACCGATGAAGAATCCACATAGATGCGCAAATGTTGA contains the following coding sequences:
- a CDS encoding ROK family protein — translated: MRIGAIEAGGTKFVCGVGNERGSVEDWCSFPTEHPETTLARVCDYFRDKGVDAIGIGSFGPIDLQPDSPTYGYITTTPKPDWSNCNVVGALKREFPVPFGWDTDVNAAALGEMTWGAAQGLDNCAYYTIGTGVGIGLIAGGKRVHGLLHPEGGHMRTRRHPKDRFAGICKYHGDCLEGLAAGPAIEARWQSPGSELPSDHLAWEIESFYIAESITTTILLHSPQKVILGGGVMQQDHLFPIIRKQVVQNLNGYVNMPETMHHIDQYIVPPGLGQRAGLCGALALGLEALEQAAAASSL